The following are from one region of the Coregonus clupeaformis isolate EN_2021a unplaced genomic scaffold, ASM2061545v1 scaf0422, whole genome shotgun sequence genome:
- the LOC121587230 gene encoding protein FAM163A-like encodes MSAGTVVISGGLLATVILLCIVAVLCYCRLQYYCCKKNESEVDLASVAGGDGGGETQGEVQAHFACNACSTPGMDTLAVTPLCLEPLEVGPPPSYCPTCSPFWLRPGLSDELHNGTERLGFHTYHYDNPGVCQSLPLSDTPQAPFFLTQPGQSPLSYYSPVDTYPNTPCTNRRPYSTPV; translated from the exons ATGTCAGCAGGAACAGTAGTAATAAGCGGAGGACTTCTCGCCACAGTCATCCTGCTCTGTATTGTAGCAGTGCTGTGCTACTGCAGGCTCCAg TACTACTGCTGTAAGAAAAATGAGTCGGAAGTGGACTTGGCCTCCGTggctggaggagatggaggaggggagactCAAGGGGAGGTTCAGGCTCACTTTGCCTGCAATGCGTGCAGCACCCCTGGGATGGACACCCTGGCTGTCACCCCTCTCTGCCTGGAGCCCCTGGAG gtggGCCCTCCCCCCAGCTACTGCCCCACCTGCTCCCCCTTCTGGCTACGCCCGGGACTTAGTGACGAGCTGCACAACGGAACAGAGCGGCTGGGATTCCATACGTATCACTATGACAACCCCGGAGTGTGTCAATCACTGCCCCTGTCAGACACGCCGCAGGCCCCCTTCTTTTTGACCCAGCCCGGCCAATCCCCTTTGAGCTACTATAGCCCCGTTGACACCTACCCTAACACACCCTGCACTAACAGACGCCCCTACAGCACACcggtttga